A region from the Neurospora crassa OR74A linkage group V, whole genome shotgun sequence genome encodes:
- a CDS encoding rRNA methyltransferase NOP1, with product MGFERGGRGGARGGGRGGFGGDRGGRGGARGGSRGGFGGGRGGGAPRGRGGPRGGGRGGATRGRGGARGGAKGGAAGKKVIVEPHRHKGVFVARGGKEDLLATVNLVPGESVYGEKRISVENASKEEGGASTKTEYRIWNPFRSKLAAGILGGLETIYMKPGSKVLYLGAASGTSVSHVADIVGPTGSVYAVEFSHRSGRDLINMATRRTNVIPIVEDARKPMAYRMLLPMVDVIFADVAQPDQARIVGINAKLFLKQGGGLLISIKASCIDSTAPPEQVFASEVQKLREDKFFPKEQLTLEPYERDHAMVSCVYQQKEFVDN from the exons ATGGGCTTCGAGCGTGGTGGCAGAGGCGGCGCCCGTGgcggtggtcgtggtggatTCGGTGGTGATCGTGGTGGCAGAGGCGGCGCCCGTGGCGGTAGCCGTGGTGGCTTCGGTG gcggccgtggtggtggtgctccCCGTGGTCGTGGCGGTCCTCGCGGTGGTGGCCGTGGCGG TGCTACCCGTGGTCGCGGTGGTGCCCGCGGTGGCGCCAagggtggtgctgctggcaaGAAGGTCATCGTCGAGCCTCACCGTCACAAGGGCGTCTTCGTCGCTCGTGGTGGTAAGGAGGATCTCCTCGCTACCGTCAACCTTGTCCCTGGCGAGTCCGTCTATGGCGAGAAGAGAATCTCTGTCGAGAACGCCTCTAAGGAGGAAGGTGGTGCTTCCACCAAGACTGAGTACCGC ATTTGGAACCCTTTCCGTTCGAAGCTTGCTGCCGGTATCCTCGGTGGTCTTGAAACCATCTATATGAAGCCTGGTTCCAAGGTCCTCTACCTCGGTGCTGCCTCCGGTACCTCGGTCTCTCACGTTGCCGATATCGTCGGTCCTACTGGTTCCGTTTACGCCGTCGAGTTCTCTCACCGTTCCGGCCGTGACCTCATCAACATGGCTACTCGCCGCACCAACGTCATCCCCATCGTTGAGGATGCCCGTAAGCCCATGGCTTACCGCATGCTGCTCCCCATGGTCGATGTCATCTTCGCCGATGTTGCCCAGCCCGATCAGGCCAG AATTGTCGGCATCAACGCCAAGCTCTTCTTGAAGCAGGGTGGTGGTCTTCTCATCTCTATCAAGGCTTCTTGCATTGACTCCACTGCTCCTCCCGAGCAGGTCTTCGCCTCTGAGGTCCAGAAGCTCCGTGAGGACAAGTTTTTCCCCAAGGAGCAGTTGACTCTTG AGCCTTACGAGCGTGACCACGCCATGGTTTCTTGCGTCTACCAGCAGAAGGAGTTCGTCGATAACTGA